In Rhodamnia argentea isolate NSW1041297 chromosome 4, ASM2092103v1, whole genome shotgun sequence, the following proteins share a genomic window:
- the LOC115728624 gene encoding disease resistance protein TAO1-like encodes MENLRELDLTLTHIKEIPISEGCLMNLETLHAENCPGLAELPNSIGTLKELKSLVASYCASLICIPSSIGHLASLSHLDLRECYKLVHLPNSIGSLVSLQFLSLTRCYALREIPYSIGKLTSLTNLYLNSTMIEELPESIGFLKDLETLDAAYCESLAWIPSSIGGLASLSSLNLEGCHKLDQLPESIGKLTSLTELDLNSTAIVELPESIGNMQNLKTLDISGTPVIELLGDSGIMAELQELGAAGLENLKGLPSATDEPVSLNKLDLDKKLSELRSRLLALGITCLIPQLPHLSQLIFLKKLTLSYWLECLSELSITRCGKAVKLDFVVSTNSSC; translated from the exons atggaaaatttaagGGAGCTTGACTTAACTCTTACTCATATAAAAGAGATCCCTATTTCGGAAGGTTGTTTGATGAATTTGGAGACTCTACATGCTGAGAATTGTCCTGGACTTGCTGAACTTCCAAACTCTATTGGTACTTTGAAAGAGCTCAAAAGTCTTGTTGCCTCTTATTGTGCATCATTAATTTGCATACCTAGCTCCATAGGCCATCTAGCTTCCCTATCTCACCTTGACCTAAGGGAATGCTATAAACTTGTCCATCTTCCAAACTCCATAGGCTCCCTCGTGTCTCTACAGTTCTTGTCATTAACGAGATGTTATGCGTTGAGAGAAATCCCATACTCAATCGGAAAGTTGACATCATTGACGAATCTCTATTTAAATTCTACAATGATTGAAGAATTACCTGAATCCATTGGTTTTCTGAAGGACCTTGAGACTCTTGATGCCGCTTATTGTGAATCTTTAGCCTGGATACCCAGCTCCATAGGCGGTCTAGCATCTCTGTCTTCCCTTAACCTAGAGGGATGTCATAAACTTGATCAACTTCCAGAATCCATA GGAAAGTTGACATCATTGACTGAGTTGGATTTAAATTCTACGGCGATTGTGGAATTACCCGAAAGCATTGGGAATATGCAGAACTTGAAGACGTTGGACATTAGCGGAACTCCTGTAATAGAATTGCTTGGTGACAGCGGAATAATGGCGGAACTCCAAGAGTTGGGAGCTGCAGGATTGGAAAATCTGAAAGGACTACCTAGTGCAACAGACGAACCGGTTTCGCTAAACAAGCTTGATTTAGACAAAAAGCTATCAGAGCTACGCTCCCGCCTATTAGCTCTAGGTATCACCTGCCTGATCCCGCAATTGCCTCATCTTTCCCAACTAATCTTTCTCAAGAAACTTACTCTTTCTTATTGGCTTGAATGTCTCTCAGAGCTTTCTATAACACGATGTGGAAAAGCTGTGAAACTTGACTTTGTGGTTTCCACAAATTCAAGCTGTTA